The Gossypium raimondii isolate GPD5lz chromosome 2, ASM2569854v1, whole genome shotgun sequence genome segment ttattaagtgaccaaaacaaaaacttacttATAGTTTAGTGATTAATGGTGAAATTTACCCAAAATTCACACTATTTGACTTTCATTTTAAAGCAAACGTTGAAGTGAAGTTCAATTATTGGATGTAGGATCACATCCACTcacatggaaaattaaataaaaatcaaataatgaaacgtaaaaaaaaaaaaaaaaacactaaaacaGGAAGAAGATAAAAGCGGGAAAATTTCCTGCCAACCGtcagatttttttctttttttttctcttgcaATGGCTTGCAGTGCCACCATCCAGCCTCTGTTGAACTTTGAACTCTCACACTCACACCAACCAAAGAGACCTTACTCTCTCCCTTTATGTTCCTTCATTAAAAAGCCAAGACTTTCTCCGAAGCACTTTTTCTCTCAATCCAAAGATTACACCAAGATCAACATTTTTTCAAGCCCATCGCTGTTTTCTAGGCAGAAACCCGGATCCCATGTAAGATATCGACAATTAAGATGTATTTTCAACTCTGGGTTGTTTCGAAATcatggaatgtttttttttaggttGCTGCCCAGAGTGATTATTCTTCAGGGGAAGAAGCAGAGTCACTTTTACCTGACTCAGCTTACCAAGAGCCTTTTTCTTGGTCTTCAGTGATTTTGCCGTACGTTTTTATCTTGTTTTCTGCTCTTTCCTGTGTTTCTTTGATCTTTTCCTTGACTGGGTAGTTTTCTATTTCCcctttattttttgggtttgaattgcctgtatttattttattatttgtttatgatCGAAATTTTAAAGAGAGAACAATGAAGTGTAGACCATATTACCATGAAGTCTCCTCAAAGGTTCTAAATTAGTGTTCATTTAGTGACACgacttaattttgattattgcAATCAGATTTTTGTTTCCAGCTCTGGGAGGGTTATTATTTGGCTATGATATTGGTGCCACCTCTGGTGCTACAATCTCTTTGCAGGTGCTTCAACAGATTAACGGTTTTTCTTGTAGCCTTATCCAATTAACTTGCCATTTAATGCCTGGTTAGCATTATCTGTActggaaaatattattattgtatttaatgtCTTATGTTGATAATGTCAGTCACCAGAGCTTAGTGGAACTACTTGGTTCAATCTCTCAGCTATTCAGCTGGGTCTAGTGGTATGATTTCTTGGTGATACTTGGAAAATTGATGCATCATTTGAGGACATTTgctgttctttttctttctgtAATATGTGATATCTTGAGTGCAGGTCAGTGGCTCTCTTTATGGGGCCCTTCTCGGTTCCCTCCTTGTCTATCCAGTTGCAGATTCCCTAGGTACTTCATTCAACTTCTTCATCATACTTGGAGATTATAGATATGAATCTGTCTTAACAAATAATTTCTATTTCGGCATGTAGGAAGGAGGAGGGAACTCCTCATTGCTGCTTTACTATATGTGCTTGGTGGTGTGCTGACTGCTTTTGCTCCAGGCCTTAGTGTTCTCTTAGTAGGACGGCTACTCTATGGCCTGGGTATTGGATTAGTGAGCTTCGCAAAACCAATTGCTGATATTTCTTGTAGATTTATTATGACGCGCTTATTTGTAACAGCTTGCTTGGATGCTATTTGACAGGCCATGCATGGGGCTCCGCTCTACATAGCAGAAACTTGCCCGTCTCAGATACGTGGTACACTAATATCTCTAAAGGAACTATTTATAGTTCTGGgaattttggtaaggtttttaaaatGCGGTATTACTATGCACATTATTTCTTTGTAAATAAGCTCCGCTGAAGTATAGATTCATCTGTAGTTGGGGTATTTTGTGGGAAGCTTCCAAATTAATGCTGTTGGGGGATGGCGATACATGTATGGGTGTAGTGCCCCAGTCGCATTATTGATGGGACTAGGAATGTGGAGTCTCCCGCCATCACCACGTTGGT includes the following:
- the LOC105788787 gene encoding D-xylose-proton symporter-like 3, chloroplastic, with translation MACSATIQPLLNFELSHSHQPKRPYSLPLCSFIKKPRLSPKHFFSQSKDYTKINIFSSPSLFSRQKPGSHVAAQSDYSSGEEAESLLPDSAYQEPFSWSSVILPFLFPALGGLLFGYDIGATSGATISLQSPELSGTTWFNLSAIQLGLVVSGSLYGALLGSLLVYPVADSLGRRRELLIAALLYVLGGVLTAFAPGLSVLLVGRLLYGLGIGLAMHGAPLYIAETCPSQIRGTLISLKELFIVLGILLGYFVGSFQINAVGGWRYMYGCSAPVALLMGLGMWSLPPSPRWLILRAVQGKGSLQELKEKAILALSKLRGRAPGDEASEKQIEDTLISVKSAYMEQESEGNILEVFQGPSLKAFIIGGGLVLFQQITGQPSVLYYAGPILQSAGFSAAADATRLSVVVGLFKLLMTWIAVAKVDDLGRRPLLIGGVGGIALSLFLLCAYYKFLGEFPYVAVAALLLYVGCYQISFGPISWLMVSEIFPLRTRGKGISLAVLTNFGSNAIVTFAFSPLKELLGAENLFLLFGVIALISLLFVALYVPETKGLSLEEIESKLLK